The Tardibacter chloracetimidivorans region CTTCGCAGACGCGGCGGGCCTATCGCACGGTGCTGGACACGCTGTTCCACGCGCTCGTCCGCTGGGCGTCGCCCATCCTCTGCTTCACGGCAGAGGAGGTCTGGCAGACCCGATTCCCCGATGATGAAGGCTCGGTGCACCTGCTGGAATGGCCGGAGATCGGTGACTGGACGGACGAAGCGCTTGACGAGAAATGGTCCAGCCTGCGCGATCTTCGCAAGATCGCCACGCTTGCCATCGAGCCTTTCCGCCGCGACAAGACGCTCGGCTCCAGCCTTGAGGCCGAGGTCAGCATCGCGCTGCCGGCCGTTTCCGGCGACGTGCTGGGCGGTGTCGATTTCGCTGAGCTGTTCATCACGGCGACAGCGCGGATAGAGCAATCGGCGGATGACGGCGAGCATGTCGCCATCCGGCGCACGACCCGCCACAAATGCGGGCGCTGCTGGCGGCATCTGCCCGAGGTCGGGCAAGATGGCGATCTTTGCCAGCGCTGCGACGAGGTCGTAAATGGTTGACCTTGTTTTGTTCGGCAGGCCCGCGAAAGCCGGGATGATGTGGAGGGGATGCAATAAGGTGGAAAGCGCGGCTCATGGCTGAATCAGGCCATCCGATGCATGACAGGCGGCGACCGCAGTTCGAGCCGCTGAGCGATGGTCCGCTGCCTCCGCCCTCCGGGCAGGCGGACGAGCAGGCACGCCCGTTCGCAACCGACCGGCCGCACCGCGTATTCGGCCTTTCCTTCGCGCTTTTCGTTTTCGCCGCCGATCAGGCGCTCAAATGGTTCATCATCGGACCGCTCAACCTGCGCGCGGTCGGCAATATCCACCTGCTGCCGATCTTCGACCTGACCTGGACGGAAAACCGCGGCGTATCCATGGGTTTCCTGACGGCGGGCAGCGACATGGAGCGCTGGCTGCTGGTCGGTTTCACGGCCACCATTGCAACCGTGGTCGCCGTCTGGCTGTGGCGCGAGCGGCGCATGGGCGATACGCTGGCGCTGGGCCTGGTGCTGGGCGGCGCGCTCGGCAACATCACCGATCGGGTGCGCTTCGGCTATGTGGTGGATTTCCTCGACCTGCATTTTGGCGAGTGGCGTCCATTTCTTGTCTTTAACCTTGCCGATGCGGCGATTAGCATCGGTGTCGTGATCCTGTTGCTCCGCGCGTTGTTCTCACGTTCGGACAGACGCCCGGATGGGGAGTTCTATTGATGCTGAAGGTGAATTACGCACTGGCCGTTCCGGCGCTCGCGCTGGCGCTTTCCGCCTGCGGGGGCGGCGGCTTTCTGAACCGGGAAAGGCCGGACGAGTTTGCCGTGTCCCGCGCGACGCCGCTGGTGATTCCGCCCGATTTCGCGCTTACCCCGCCAAAGCCAGGCGCGCCGCGCCCGCTGGAGGTTGATTCGCAGGGTCAGGCGCTGCGGGCGCTGTTCGGCGATACCATGCGCGCCGCGCCCAAGAGCGATTCGGAACAGAAGCTGCTCGATCAGTCCGGGGCGACTCCCGACGCCACCATCGGCGCGCGGTCGACAGTGGGCGATCCCGGCACCAATGTGGTCAACAAGGGTGCTTTCACCGCAGAACTGGTCAACCAGCCGGAAACGCAAGGCGGCGAAACGGCATCGGTCCGGATCGGCGGATAGCAACCGGCTAACGGGCCTTCCGGCTTCTGGGGGACAGATTGTCCGCCATGTTGCGCGAAAAGCTGCCGAG contains the following coding sequences:
- the lspA gene encoding signal peptidase II gives rise to the protein MAESGHPMHDRRRPQFEPLSDGPLPPPSGQADEQARPFATDRPHRVFGLSFALFVFAADQALKWFIIGPLNLRAVGNIHLLPIFDLTWTENRGVSMGFLTAGSDMERWLLVGFTATIATVVAVWLWRERRMGDTLALGLVLGGALGNITDRVRFGYVVDFLDLHFGEWRPFLVFNLADAAISIGVVILLLRALFSRSDRRPDGEFY
- a CDS encoding DUF3035 domain-containing protein; translation: MLKVNYALAVPALALALSACGGGGFLNRERPDEFAVSRATPLVIPPDFALTPPKPGAPRPLEVDSQGQALRALFGDTMRAAPKSDSEQKLLDQSGATPDATIGARSTVGDPGTNVVNKGAFTAELVNQPETQGGETASVRIGG